One stretch of Molothrus aeneus isolate 106 chromosome 2, BPBGC_Maene_1.0, whole genome shotgun sequence DNA includes these proteins:
- the BLZF1 gene encoding golgin-45, producing MTSLEKVDDASAPIRGPGDGMETEQTAGAVEVITGANTASHHIHHSPHKKTASSLSPGVLQLGKVHADKSVEIEAIRILVPKAAITHVVPTKNAKVAKSVGHIGDTFHQSDGATDPKKEQTELNNAIEKLKNSEKRLLQDKEGLSNQLRIQTEVNRELKKLLVASVGDDLQYHFERMAREKNQLILENEVLGRNMAQLSEQLERMSIQCDVWRSKFLASRVMADELTNTRAILQRQTRDAQSAIQDLLNERDQFRQEMIDTHKLLEELMVSLQWGRQQTYYPSAQPYTTTELAAVNCKLAKAVSSHLLGDVGTNSPKKTSAAVEFCNTPAEKMAEMMLRLLDPAAHPETSTEVSFSETSPSSFLSTKKSIGRFHPYTRYEDVTFNCCNHCQGELIAL from the exons TTGATGATGCCTCAGCACCCATTAGAGGACCTGGAGATGGCATGGAAACAGAGCAGACAGCTGGAGCAGTGGAAGTAATCACTGGAGCCAACACTGCAAGCCATCACATCCACCACAGCCCCCATAAAAAGACAGCTTCTTCCCTGAGTCCTGGAGTTCTGCAGCTGGGGAAAGTACATGCAGATAAATCAGTGGAGATTGAAGCTATTCGAATATTAGTCCCCAAAGCAGCCATCACCCATGTTGTTCCAACTAAAAATGCTAAGGTAGCTAAATCTGTGGGACATATAGGAGACACATTCCATCAGTCAGATGGAGCCACAGATCCCAAGAAAGAACAGACAGAGCTGAACAATGCAATTGAAAAGCTAAAGAATTCAGAAAAGCGGTTGTTACAAGATAAAGAAGGTCTCTCTAATCAGCTGCGTATACAGACCGAG GTCAATCGGGAGTTGAAGAAATTACTTGTTGCTTCTGTTGGGGATGATCTGCAGTATCACTTTGAACGGATGGCTCGTGAGAAGAATCAGCTCATCCTAGAAAACGAAGTCCTGGGCCGGAATATGGCTCAGTTGTCAGAACAGTTGGAGCGCATGTCTATACAATGTGATGTGTGGAGAAGCAAGTTCCTAGCAAGCAG GGTGATGGCTGATGAACTGACCAATACCAGAGCAATTCTTCAGCGCCAAACCAGGGATGCACAAAGTGCAATCCAGGACTTGCTGAATGAACGCGATCAGTTCCGTCAAGAGATGATTGATACACACAA gctgctggaggagctcatGGTCTCTCTTCAGTGGGGGAGACAACAGACATACTATCCTAGTGCCCAGCCTTACACTACAACAGAGCTAGCAGCTGTGAATTGTAAGCTAGCCAAAGCTGTAAGCTCACATCTTCTAGGAGATGTTGGCACTAACAGTCCAAAAAAGACTTCAGCAGCTGTGGAGTTTTGCAATACCCCTGCTGAGAAAATGGCTGAAATG ATGCTACGTCTACTGGATCCAGCTGCACACCCAGAAACATCAAcagaagtttctttttctgagacttctccatcttctttcctttccactAAGAAAAGTATTGGAAGGTTTCACCCATATACAAGATACGAAGATGTCACCTTCAATTGTTGCAATCACTGTCAAGGAGAGCTGATAGCCCTTTAA
- the CCDC181 gene encoding coiled-coil domain-containing protein 181, which yields MSEKEAQGDVGDSTENAEYEDDFEKDTECLTDEEEKQNPGEKENPEEKEEDVEAKTLKTADNFQEDNEEMKENLDQLSEAGVNVKVLYSNEKYLQSGADIEQDDHESDAERESSIQESKLENEQELDEGEDEEIKRYVLEKIEEANKELENQAPVDEKRERKLKFVDEVDLRPKGAEVGKTDLARGDVSDGLSQLNISNKGQKSTSLSERAGSDEEKTNGKVLVEKDGKFELLSLCDIESQGILAPISVYFTDIETQQTSELTATQAKEMPPSDSKQQPDSALNGAKNLGKQKTESANIPVKSSTYTLTPRQKELRRQIELRKERLKRQEEEKNKELEEMRKRQNEIVFKAWLQKKKEQVQQEKRIRRAKRLEELRIKEVHRDPEEAYSLWLKKKHQQYVRERRIEVLRRQTEEVAFYPSPEDCDRAFRDWLRRKREEKQAAELAAKERARQLRLEARRARQMQNIHYI from the exons ATGAGTGAAAAGGAAGCTCAAGGAGATGTGGGTGATtcaacagaaaatgcagaatatGAGGATGATTTTGAAAAAGACACGGAATGCCTAActgatgaagaagaaaaacaaaaccctggtGAAAAAGAG aatcctgaagaaaaggaagaggatgTTGAAGCAAAAACTCTTAAAACAGCAGACAACTTTCAGGAAGAcaatgaagaaatgaaagaaaatctaGATCAGCTTTCAGAGGCAGGTGTAAATGTGAAAGTATTATACTCTAATGAAAAGTATTTGCAATCTGGGGCAGATATTGAACAGGACGACCATGAATCTGATGCTGAGAGAGAAAGCTCTATCCAGGAATCCAAGCTGGAAAATGAGCAGGAACTGGATGAGGGAGAGGATGAAGAAATAAAGCGTTACGTCTTGGAAAAGATTGAAGAAGCCAACAAAGAGCTGGAAAATCAGGCTCCTGTGGATGAAAAAAGAGAACGGAAATTAAAATTTGTGGATGAGGTGGATCTTCGTCCAAAAGGTGCTGAAGTTGGTAAAACTGACCTTGCAAGAGGAGATGTTTCAGATGGGCTGTCTCAGCTGAATATTTCTAACAAGGGACAGAAAAGCACATCACTTTCAGAACGTGCTGGCTCAGATGAGGAGAAGACAAATGGTAAAGTTCTAGTGGAAAAAGATGGAAAGTTTGAACTCTTAAGTTTATGTGATATTGAAAGCCAGGGCATTTTGGCCCCAATAAGTGTTTATTTTACAGATATTGAAACTCAACAGACTTCAGAACTCACTGCCACTCAAGCGAAAGAAATGCCTCCATCTGACTCTAAGCAGCAGCCAGATTCTGCTTTGAATGGTgcaaaaaatctgggaaaacaGAAGACTGAGTCTGCAAACATACCCGTGAAAAGCTCCACTTACACTCTTACTCCCAGACAAAAAGAATTAAGGAGGCAGATAGAACTGAGGAAAGAAAGACTGAAGAGACAG gaagaagaaaagaacaaggaactagaagaaatgaggaaaagacAGAACGAAATAGTTTTTAAAGCTTGGttacaaaagaagaaagaacagGTACAACAAGAAAAGCGAATTCGTCGTGCAAAGCGGCTGGAAGAGCTGAGGATCAAA gAGGTGCACAGGGATCCAGAAGAAGCCTACAGTTTATGGCTTAAAAAAAAGCACCAACAATATGTGAGAGAAAGACGGATAGAAGTCTTGAGACGCCAAACTGAAGAAGTGGCCTTTTATCCAAGCCCAGAGGATTGTGACAGAGCTTTTAGAGA CTGgctgagaagaaagagagaagagaaacaaGCAGCAGAACTAGCTGCTAAAGAGAGAGCCAGGCAGCTTAGATTAGAAGCCAGAAGAGCAAGACAAATGCAGAACATCCACTATATTTAA
- the SLC19A2 gene encoding thiamine transporter 1 gives MEDSHGGRAARRSTRAASGSACCWALPTALLCAYGFFCSVRPSEPFLTRYLLGPHKNLSETQVFNEIYPVWTYSYLALLLPVFLATDYLRYKPVVLLQGLSLIITWFMLLYAQRLWAFQLLEFFYGMGTATDIAYYSYIYSVVDINLYQQVTSYCRSATLVGYTVGSVSGQVLVSVAGWSLFSLNVVSLTSISIAFATAWFLPMPQKSLFFHHLSSQRLSCEMKVMDCKNGAAVQDHPDVQRAPGWEDETKVPLNGQGHSAEKQKQKVDIAKVLKDLWQDFLQCYSSRTMLCWSVWWALSTCGYFQVINYAQGLWEMVLPSHSTDIYNGAVEAASTLLGAVAVVVVGHIKTSWAMWGEVALALFSLLIAAAVYVMDTVHNIWVCYASYVIFRIIYMMLITIATFQIATNLSVERYALVFGVNTFIALALQTLLTVIVVDASGLGLDIFTQFMIYASYFAAISLVFLVSGICSIVGSYRRQEQVQSRSPESQ, from the exons ATGGAGGACTCGCACGGGGGACGGGCGGCGCGGCGCTCCACCCGGGCTGCCAGCGGCAGCGCCTGCTGCTGGGCGCTGCCCACAGCGCTGCTCTGCGCCTACGGCTTTTTCTGCAGCGTGCGGCCGTCGGAGCCCTTCCTCACCCGGTACCTGCTGGGGCCGCACAAAAACCTCTCCGAGACCCAG GTGTTCAACGAGATCTACCCGGTGTGGACTTACTCCTACCTGGCGCTGCTCCTCCCCGTGTTCCTGGCCACGGACTATCTGCGGTACAAGCCTgtggtcctgctgcagggcctgagcctCATCATCACCTGGTTCATGCTGCTGTACGCCCAGCGGCTGTGGGCCTTCCAGCTCCTTGAGTTCTTCTACGGGATGGGGACTGCCACCGACATCGCCTATTATTCCTACATCTACAGTGTCGTCGATATCAACCTGTACCAGCAGGTCACCAGCTACTGCCGAAGTGCCACCCTGGTGGGCTACACAGTGGGCTCGGTGTCTGGGCAGGTCCTTGTGTCAGTGGCGGGATGGTCCCTCTTCAGCTTGAACGTTGTCTCCTTAACTAGCATATCCATTGCCTTTGCCACGGCGTGGTTCCTGCCCATGCCAcagaaaagccttttctttcacCACCTCTCAAGTCAGCGTCTTAGTTGTGAAATGAAGGTCATGGACTGTAAAAATGGAGCTGCTGTCCAAGATCATCCCGACGTGCAGAGGGCACCTGGCTGGGAGGATGAGACTAAAGTTCCCTTAAATGGGCAGGGTCATTCAGCAGAGAAACAG AAGCAGAAAGTAGACATCGCAAAGGTGCTCAAAGACCTCTGGCAGGACTTCCTGCAGTGCTACTCCTCCAGGACCATGCTTTGCTGGTCTGTGTGGTGGGCACTGTCCACCTGTGGCTACTTTCAGGTCATCAACTACGCTCAGGGTCTGTGGGAGATGGTGCTGCCTTCTCACAGCACAGACATCTACAATGGTGCTGTAGAGGCAGCCTCAACACTCCTAG GAGCGGTTGCAGTCGTTGTTGTGGGTCACATAAAAACATCCTGGGCAATGTGGGGTGAAGTGGCACTTGCCCTGTTCTCTCTTcttattgctgctgctgtgtatGTCATGGACACTGTTCATAACATCTGGGTGTGCTATGCATCCTATGTCATCTTCAGAATTATCTACATGATGCTAATCACAATAGCAAC GTTCCAGATTGCTACAAATCTCAGTGTGGAGCGGTATGCCCTGGTGTTTGGGGTCAATACTTTCATTGCCTTAGCACTTCAGACTCTGCTCACTGTGATTGTTGTGGATGCCAGTGGGCTTGGCTTGGACATCTTCACCCAG TTCATGATTTATGCCTCTTACTTTGCGGCCATCTCACTGGTGTTCTTGGTCAGTGGCATCTGCAGTATTGTGGGATCTTACAGAAGACAAGAGCAGGTGCAAAGCAGATCTCCTGAAAGCCAGTAG